A window from Glaciimonas sp. PCH181 encodes these proteins:
- a CDS encoding lytic transglycosylase domain-containing protein codes for MVLTTLMVGGVAHAGNQKEEAMADSVRLALSRAINDGRPPKPQFTDIQQRIQYLYWLVEMSERLKKKFPDAQMRTEFLETTWYESKRAGLDPAMVLGLIQVESAFRKYAMSSVSAQGLMQVMPFWTRVIGDADRSKLFDIQTNLRYGCAILRMYLDMEKGNLYLALGRYNGSRGRPEYPNAVQAAWKRWEFEPVPIKTTVAVQ; via the coding sequence ATGGTGCTGACTACATTGATGGTCGGTGGCGTCGCGCATGCCGGGAATCAAAAAGAAGAGGCGATGGCCGACTCAGTAAGGTTAGCGCTATCGCGGGCGATCAATGACGGGCGACCGCCGAAGCCGCAATTTACCGATATCCAGCAGCGCATTCAGTACCTTTACTGGCTGGTGGAAATGTCGGAGCGCCTAAAAAAGAAATTCCCCGATGCGCAAATGCGTACCGAATTTCTGGAAACAACCTGGTACGAATCCAAGCGAGCGGGACTTGATCCGGCGATGGTATTGGGCTTGATTCAGGTGGAATCCGCATTTCGCAAATACGCTATGTCTAGCGTTAGCGCGCAGGGGTTGATGCAGGTGATGCCGTTTTGGACCCGTGTAATCGGGGACGCAGATCGCAGCAAATTATTTGATATACAAACCAATCTGCGCTATGGCTGCGCGATTTTGCGTATGTATCTGGACATGGAAAAAGGTAATCTCTACCTGGCGCTAGGCCGTTATAACGGAAGCCGGGGTCGGCCCGAATATCCGAATGCGGTGCAGGCTGCCTGGAAGCGCTGGGAGTTTGAGCCGGTGCCGATCAAAACCACGGTGGCTGTGCAGTAA
- a CDS encoding SWIB/MDM2 domain-containing protein, with translation MATAKKPVVAEKKPAAAKPAVKKAAPAKEVAAEKPARKPNAAFMKPMKPSDVLAAVVGADPLPRTEVTKKVWEYIKKHNLQNPENKRNIDADEKLKAVFGGKKQVSMFEMTKLISAHLSNA, from the coding sequence ATGGCCACAGCAAAAAAACCAGTAGTTGCAGAAAAAAAACCTGCAGCCGCTAAACCAGCAGTTAAAAAAGCAGCACCAGCAAAAGAAGTTGCAGCAGAGAAGCCAGCACGCAAGCCTAATGCAGCGTTCATGAAGCCAATGAAACCATCAGATGTTCTGGCTGCTGTTGTCGGCGCTGATCCGCTGCCACGCACTGAAGTTACCAAGAAAGTTTGGGAATACATCAAGAAGCACAATCTGCAAAATCCAGAAAATAAGCGCAACATCGATGCTGATGAAAAGCTGAAAGCTGTCTTTGGCGGCAAAAAACAAGTGTCTATGTTTGAAATGACTAAACTCATTTCTGCTCACTTGAGCAATGCTTAA
- the ffh gene encoding signal recognition particle protein: MLDNLTQRLAKVVKTMRGEARLTETNTAEMLREVRLALLEADVALPAVREFIANVKQKALGEEVIASLTPGQALVGVVQRELASLMGADLGPEASQLNFATQPPAIILMAGLQGAGKTTTVGKLAKYLREQKKKKVLTVSTDVYRPAAIGQLKTVTEQVGADFFPSLVTDKPVDIALAALDFAKRHYHDVLIIDTAGRLGIDEAMMQEITAVHAAVKPIETLFVVDAMLGQDAINTAKAFNDALPLTGIVLTKLDGDARGGAALSVRHITGKPIKFAGVGEKLDGLEAFDPSRMANRILGMGDILALVEEAKKGVDVAAAQDLAQKIKGGGKFDLNDFKAQLGQMKKMGGMSSLLDKLPAQFQQAAGGANMDQAEKSVRRMEGMINSMTAQERAKPELIKASRKRRIATGAGVQVQEVNRMLSQFDQMQSMMKKLKGGGMMKMMRSMKGMMPGLK; the protein is encoded by the coding sequence ATGTTAGACAATCTTACCCAGCGCCTCGCCAAAGTCGTCAAAACCATGCGCGGCGAAGCGCGTTTGACTGAAACCAATACCGCCGAAATGTTGCGTGAAGTCCGGTTGGCACTACTGGAAGCCGACGTCGCGCTGCCAGCCGTGCGCGAATTTATCGCCAACGTTAAGCAAAAAGCCTTAGGCGAGGAAGTCATCGCATCGCTGACGCCGGGCCAGGCGTTGGTCGGCGTGGTACAACGCGAATTAGCGTCGTTAATGGGCGCCGATCTGGGGCCGGAAGCATCGCAGCTTAACTTCGCCACGCAACCGCCAGCGATCATCCTGATGGCCGGTTTGCAAGGTGCAGGTAAAACTACGACGGTCGGTAAATTAGCGAAATATCTGCGCGAGCAGAAAAAGAAAAAAGTCCTGACCGTTTCTACCGACGTCTACCGTCCGGCAGCGATTGGACAGTTGAAAACGGTCACCGAACAAGTTGGCGCTGACTTCTTTCCGAGCCTGGTGACCGATAAACCGGTCGATATCGCACTGGCCGCACTCGATTTTGCCAAGCGCCATTATCACGATGTACTGATCATCGATACCGCCGGTCGCCTGGGTATCGACGAAGCGATGATGCAAGAAATCACCGCCGTTCATGCCGCTGTCAAACCTATCGAAACGCTGTTTGTAGTCGACGCCATGCTCGGTCAGGATGCGATCAACACAGCCAAGGCGTTCAATGATGCGCTGCCGCTGACCGGGATTGTGCTCACGAAACTGGATGGCGATGCGCGTGGCGGTGCTGCGCTGTCGGTACGTCACATTACTGGCAAGCCGATCAAATTTGCTGGTGTCGGCGAAAAGCTGGATGGTCTGGAAGCGTTTGATCCGTCACGCATGGCGAACCGGATTCTCGGCATGGGCGATATTCTGGCGCTGGTTGAAGAAGCTAAAAAAGGTGTCGACGTTGCTGCAGCGCAGGATCTGGCGCAGAAAATCAAAGGCGGCGGCAAGTTCGACCTGAATGATTTCAAGGCGCAATTAGGTCAAATGAAAAAAATGGGCGGCATGTCGAGTTTGCTGGATAAGCTGCCAGCACAGTTCCAGCAAGCCGCTGGCGGTGCAAATATGGATCAGGCAGAGAAGTCAGTTAGGCGCATGGAAGGGATGATCAATTCCATGACCGCACAAGAGCGCGCCAAGCCGGAGCTGATCAAAGCCTCGCGCAAACGCCGGATTGCCACTGGCGCGGGCGTCCAAGTGCAGGAAGTCAATCGCATGTTGTCGCAATTTGATCAAATGCAATCGATGATGAAAAAACTCAAGGGCGGCGGCATGATGAAAATGATGCGCAGCATGAAAGGCATGATGCCGGGCTTGAAATAG